The genomic interval CAGGTTTGCATGCATTAAAGTGAATGTACCTGAAATTGCGGTCGGGGAAGTCTGCCGTGGTGTATGTGTAGAACTGGCAGTTAGCATCCTTATTACAGGTCCTCTGACAAGAGGCAGCGTCATCGATCCGTTCATTGCGAATGTCATTACCTGGGAAATCTACTCCTTCAAGAGCAGCGTTGACCCAGCCTGGTGGCAGAGGAGCAAGGTCAGACTGCTGGCTGAACCACATAAATACAACACCATCAATAAACTGAAAGGAGAGAGATTAAGTTACTGAATGATCAAAGTAGTAAAATATTGCTTAATAAGCAAAACTAAAAAAGTACAAATTATTGTACTGTACTTTTATAGCGCTTCtcgtcttccgaccactcactTAATGTCATcgttcacacactgatgacaggggCTACTGTACAGTGTCACCTGTCCAATAGTAACTAACATTCTCAAACACAAAGCTAAAAAGGAGCAATGTTAGAGTTAAGAGTCgttttgctcaaggacacattgacaaGAGGGTCAGTCGGGCCTGGGATTAAACCGCCAATCCGCATATTGGAGGACAactgtgctccccactcactCATCTATACATACAGTGTTAGTGTCAATTCCCAAAACTCAGACTGGTTCAAAATAAGTAGGATGGAACATCTGGTAAATCATGATTGTCTGTACGTAGCATGAATATAAAAGTTGTTTTAATTGACCAAGTGAGGACTATGGTGAGTAATCCTTTGcgaggaaatatatatatatatatattttacacacacacacacctaaaattATTGAATTGGTCATTACATAGAGCGCATGGGGTCTATGATGTGAGTCCTATGTGAGTCCTCTCAGAACGTTTTAATGTTTATTGATAATACATACTGTTATCTGGCCAACAGAAGCGTGCCGATAGTCCAGATGTGACGCCATCTTTTGCTGTGAGAATCATTGCATTGTCGTTTGCCTTCAGGTAACAATTGAAGTCGTCACTGCAACAAACCgaaaagttaaaatcaaaacGAGACCTTGAAGGAAAGTGTGTTTAGTTTGAGCTCAGATCTGAGTAATAGAGGATTGTACAATCAAAACATATTTGACAACCTGACAAAAGTGAAGGTGGCGCAGGCCGAGTGAGCAGAGCACAGGTTCTGACAGTGTCCAGGGGAGGCAGCAGGAAGAACCAAAATGTCATTTCCTGGGATGTCCGTGTTTGGAAATAGATTTCCCGGACATACTGAACAAAACATTGGAAACACATTAGAAGAACATCCACTGCATCTGCAGACTTTATTCTGAATGCTTTTGCTATGATTGTTTCTTTACCTGGTTTACCCTCTTGAAATGTTCCTACTTTGTTGGAGAATCCAGACACTAAACCAGCTTTTCTTTCAACAACTGGAAGTGTTGCCACTGGCCAGCTGAATTTAAGGTGGCACTTGTACCTAAAACAAGACACTTTAGAGTCAGGTAATTGGGAAGCCTATGTCACCCCCCTGGTGTTGCAGGAGAAAAGCATTCAACCAACTGTACAACAATGAGCAGATACATTTAATGTCACCACTGGGTTGACATCGGAGAATTTACATTTACCTGAAATTGTCTAGTGTGAAGACTTCatttagaaaagagaaaaactgacAAGCAGGGTCCTGTGTGCAGGCTCTCCGACACTCTTCAACGTCTTCTGTGAACAAGGCTCTGTAGTCAGCACCTGGGAAGTCCACGCCATTGTACAGCTGAGGCAGACAAGGCTCTGGCAGACAGAGTGAAGGAGAGTGGTCGCGGATCAAGAATGAACAAAGGATGCCAATGGATCTAGAAATTACCCTGTGAACCGGATTACTGTTCTACAAACTTTAACATATCTGGATTCGAAGAGAACATAAGTGATTCGGCAAACCTTTTACCCCGGATTTTGGATATTAGTTGAagtaaaattacttttaaaaattgtattACATAGCCGGTTTATTTACCTACGAAATTGCAATTTAACTAAAAGTCTGCATAACAGTTCTAAATAATGGTGAGCCTACTTGAATTTGGGTTGCAGGGTTTGAGAGAATATCCAGAGATTGCCCCCTGCACCGGAGTCTGCACATCGGGTTGTCCAGAGGGACTGCTCTTGAGGAAGCAGTAGAAGTTCctgcagagaaaagcagaagttTTGTTTGGGTGTCTTTGACGAAGTATTTAGTGGTGAGTTTGCATTTTCAAACCATTTATACAGCCCTCAGGGCACAATTCCCTTCCAAGAATTTATCAAGAACCAGTGGCCTTCACGTAACAACGTGAAAAGGCCATGAGACTAGAGTGTCCGGGTGCATCTTCtgtgctacaacaacaacatgtaacACTGTAGCAATTTCAGTTTAAGGTCAACGCACACCAGAAGTTTTGCTTGTTCTGTACCTGTCGTCCTGGGTCCAGTCAGCAGGTAGATAGGTAAAAAAGAGACAGGCCGGGTGCTGGGTGCAAAGTTGCTGACAGTGATTTACATCGGGAGAGAAGACAAGTTGGATGTCTGATCCAGGGAAATCTACATCCTCCACAAGCTGTTGCCTACATtctaaataaatagaaaaaagaaatatatttcatGCAGTACATCCTACTACATACAGGTGGTGAAATTACAATACTTCAATGCATTACCTTGACTAAAGGagaggctgcagacagacagcagaaTCCCTAAAATCAAATGCGTTTCCATCTTCAGGTCTGAGTTGAGGAAGGATGCCTGTAACAAAGGTTTGTCAACGCTTTCAAAGTCCAGATATTTAATTGCTTCATAGTATCACTCATTTACAGCGCAATTCTTACTTTAGCAGCGTCAATTTAAATCAACTTTTACTAGTAAGTTGTATTGAGTGGGGCTGAAAAATTACTTGTATCCTAGAACGGGAGTTTATTCCTTCATCGTGAGATAAAAGTATATAAAAGGTCATTAAGGTACGGATTACAAAAAGTAATGGCTTCAAAACCGAAAAAGTTGAGTTCGATTCCACCTCCTGGACTTGGAAATAGTGGCTGAAAATTTTGAGAAAGTTGAAAGCCAAAGCAAAATCTTTGGTTAGAGAACAAAAAGGGATCTGGAGTTTAAGGCACTCAATGAATGTTTCTCAAGTTAAGAACCAGAGCAAAtgcttatttctttaaaaagggcAGCCAGTCCAATGCAAAGAGTAAGTACAGATCATACAAGAACAGTATCCATGTGACAGCCCCTTAAATGAAATTACCTGGTAGCAGAGTTGCTTTCCTGGTTGGACAAGAGATGGAACTGAAGGTGTCTGCAGTCTGCTTTTATACAAGAGTCCTGAGCAAGGACCCTACCAAGAGCTCTTTCAGCACGGGGGATTTAGGGCAGGTTTGTGTTACCTTGTGGTTCATCTCTTTGATGGTCCCTCCCTTTGAGCTGTAGTTGGTTTATTCATTCACTACGAGTTTCACTCAGGGTGTGGGTGGTTAATCAAGTGAATATTCTGCTTTGTTGACCACAGCCTgtaatattcatgttttattgacTTCTTTTATTGGGGAACTATAACTCTGTCAATTGATTTCTTGGTGAATGTTTGTTATTGAATAATGTTTGGGAAAATAAACTTTTTGCAGTTGAAACCTGTGTCCTAGTAACTTGAATCCGAAGACCAAGTGGTCTACAAGATtagtgtcagaagtgggatcctCCAGGTAAAGGCACAGATGAGCACCGAAGATGGAGCTTCTGTCGGGTTGGAGAGCAGTGAGGACAAAGCTATGGAGCCAACAATGTTGGACCTGTCCCCCCTTGTTTGGTGCCAGGTAGAGCAGCAAAAGTATTTAGTGGTGAGGTTGCATATTCAAACCAACTGTACACCCCGGTGTCCTTTGAGCAgcgtaaaaacaatgaaaaaggccCTGCGACTAGTGTCTTTTTCATTGGTGTTTTTTCTGGGCTACTGCAGAAAGATGGCAGCGTAAGATGGCGCTCTTTGAAGAGGTGTAGCAGTCTATGTAGATGTATCCAGTTATTTCTGAAGTTGGAGCTTCTGTAGGGTTGGAGAGCACTGAGGACAAAGGTAGGAGCCAACAATGTTGGACCTGTTCTCCCTTTTTCAATGCCAGGTAGAGCAGCAAGAGGCCCGAGACGCCACAGAGAACAAGGAAACTAGCTGACAAGAACACCGCTTTACAATGCTCCAACACCATTTCCGGCTCCTTCAGGAGGAAAATTAAGTCCGGACCTTGCCAgtgcctcctgccagatgaacATCAACCACCTGTTCTTGCATCTTCGGACGCTGGCATCCCTCTCAAAGTTACTCCCGAAAATGAGATGAACCAGGCTTATGCCTCTGCACGTCAGTCTCAGCTTCTCTGGCCGAGATTTGAGGAGTTCACTGAGGAGGATGTTGAAAATGTCTTAATCGCCTTTGAATGTGTTCCACTGGCTTGTCAATGGCAAAAACTTTCTGCCAAAGCTAGAGGTGCATATGTAGTTATTGATGATTGTCTTGATTATGGTAACGTCAAAAGCGCCATCCTCCATGAATatgctgccccatgttccatgtcaaagtgtccctgagcaagacacctaacccctaattgctccccgggcaaaaatgtgaaaaagccacgggtttaaagtgtaatgtaagtcgctttggataaaagcgtctgctaaaatgacctgtaatgtaatgtaatgtaatatgataATAACCTTCAGACATATAGCCTGAGATTCCGCTCCCTTCATATGAAGCCTGAGGACCCAAGTGAGCGGTCTACACGGTTGAAGGAGGACGGaaagtgaattattattatttcagaaTGCGTTCTCCTGAGCTGCAGGTCTGGATTAAAAAGGGTTACCCAGGTTCTGCTGCTGAGGCTGATGTCAATGTGGCAGCACAGAGGAAAGGCCAGCTATTGCACTACAAAGTATGGGGAAGTAAGGATTACCGCAATCCAGTCCCTCAGTACCACCAAAGACAGTTGGCCATAGTGGGTAAGTCCTTCATGTGAGAAAACCAGCACGCTAAGATGGGATACAAGCTCCCtaccaaaatgaaaatgtgttatcTAATGCATGTGGAATGGAAGGACATATAAAACCAATGTGCCCCCAAAACTCCAAAGTAACTCAAATGCATTGTGTGCCAACAAATGTTGAAACTGAAATTAAAACAGTCCTggatggattcagacagtgaccAGACCCTTGTACACAGCCATTTTGCACCACCAAATATTATTAGGATAAATGAGACTATCCCTGTTTGCTCGGTTCATGGGGATGAAAAGCCCCCACCCTTGCCTTGCCTTACTGCTGTGGTTGGTGGAGAcctccctttttatttatttattccagcCACAAATGTAACAGCAAATGTTTTGTTGCAATGTTGCATTGACCAGAGCTCAAGCtaaagaggcggaggaggcctTTCAGAAACTCAGTGCCCTGCCTCTGTGTCATGCAGATTTGGAGACCGCAACTGGAAAATCTGGTAAGTCTCgcaaacagaagaaaagggaaGTTTCGCCATACTGTGGCAATCCCACCCTTAGAACATCTTAGATTGCTCCAAAGGATATTGCCCCTCGCTCAAGTTCCTTATTAACAAATTGGATGTCTTTTCCAGATGAACCTACATCCTTCAGAATATTTATCTACACTctaaataaatggaaaacagaaagagaaatataCTCATACATTACATCCTAGTACATAAAAGTGATACAATGACAATACTTTAAAGCATTACCATGACTAAAGGAGAGCCTGAAGATAGACAGCAGAAACCCTAAAATCAAATGCTTACCATCTTTAGTTCCGAGTTGAGTAGGGATTCCTGAAACACAggtttgtcttttttcaaagTCCAGATATTTCATTGCTTCATAGTATCACTCATTTACAGAACAATTCTTTCTTTAGCAGCTTCAATTTAACCAAATGTTACTTCTAGTGATAAGTTGTCAGAGTCAGTCCGAAACATTGCTTGTCCCCTAGAATGAAAGTTGAAGGTACTTTACTCCCATAATGGACTAAACAGGTCATTAAGGTACTGATGATGAAAAGTAATAGCTCCAAAGTAGACTCCAATTTGAGAAATCTCttgtggttttcatttgaaaatctgGAAAGTTCAGTTTGTGCAGTTTGATCCCACCTCTTGGAAATATTGGCAGCACATTCTGAGAAAGCGACACTGACCGCAATGACttataaaaactaaataaaaagccTGGAAAGTTGAAAGCCAAAGTTAATTTGTTTAGAGAACAAAATGGATCTGGAGTTTAAGACACTCAATATATGCTCCCCTAATTAATAACCACAGCAAATGCACATTTCTTTAAAAGGCCAGCCAGAAATCAAAGTGACAACACTTAAAAGCATTACCATGACTAAAGGAGAGGCTGCAGATAGACAGCAGAACCCGTAAAATCTTATTTGTTTCCAACTTAAGTTCAGTGAGGATTCTTTAAACACAGCTGTTTATCCATCAAACTGACATGTTGATCTCAGGTATGATGACTTTTTAAACGTCAAGATTTAAATCCACGCTTGCATGTTGAAGACAACATGTGGACCTTTACCATTTGACTGTGTGAATACTGACTTCCAAATGATTAAAGAAAGTGAAAAGCAAACCAATAGTCTGTATTTTATTACTCTTGTTTAGACACAAAAATAATCATGTACTGCATTCAACTGATGTTGAATCAAGCAGCCAgattaaagaaacaaagcaaTAATATATTTTGGATTTTCTGGAGCACTTTACACGCAGTTCCTCAATTGGAAGCCTGATACGACATTGGCCAGTTTGGTGACTCTAGGAGGAGCAGGCATGGTGATGGACCGCTTGAGGTGGCAGCGGCGCCTAGAACACAAGATCAACAACAGCATCTTAAAAAAAAGTCCTTAATTGTTGGAccaattttaatttaaaaatgggAATTGTTTGTGTTAATGCAGGTTTTCATGCATGCATAAGGGTTAATGTACCTGATATTGCTGTCAGGGAAGTCTTTGTTGACATATGTGTAGAACTGGCAGTTAGGATCCACATTACAGGTCCTCTGACAAGAGACCGCATCGTCCAACAGTTCATAGCGAATGTCACTACCCCGGAAATCGACTCTTTCAAGAGCATTGTTGACCCAGCCTGGTGGCAGAGAGGAACAAGGTCAGACTGCTGGCCTGaaccacagaaacacttcaCCATCAATAGACTGAAAGGAGAGACGGATGAAGGGGCTGAATGATTTCAGTTGTTGTAAAAGATCGGTTGATAACCGGATCTAAAATAGTTCATAGCTTATCTATACATACGGTATTCGAGGAGATTTATTCTATGTCATTTATGTTGATTATCTCTCGAAaataatcaattcaattcacCATTCAGTGAATATTGTCTTTTTATCATGGAAACAAAGCGTGA from Gasterosteus aculeatus chromosome 10, fGasAcu3.hap1.1, whole genome shotgun sequence carries:
- the LOC120827092 gene encoding coagulation factor XI, with the protein product METHLILGILLSVCSLSFSQECRQQLVEDVDFPGSDIQLVFSPDVNHCQQLCTQHPACLFFTYLPADWTQDDRNFYCFLKSSPSGQPDVQTPVQGAISGYSLKPCNPNSKPCLPQLYNGVDFPGADYRALFTEDVEECRRACTQDPACQFFSFLNEVFTLDNFRYKCHLKFSWPVATLPVVERKAGLVSGFSNKVGTFQEGKPVCPGNLFPNTDIPGNDILVLPAASPGHCQNLCSAHSACATFTFVSDDFNCYLKANDNAMILTAKDGVTSGLSARFCWPDNSWVNAALEGVDFPGNDIRNERIDDAASCQRTCNKDANCQFYTYTTADFPDRNFRRRCVLKRSITMPAPPGVIKVANVVSGFQLRNCV